Proteins encoded within one genomic window of Cucumis sativus cultivar 9930 chromosome 3, Cucumber_9930_V3, whole genome shotgun sequence:
- the LOC101211782 gene encoding probable serine/threonine-protein kinase dyrk2, with product MGKQRYWSGHGTTKTTPSSSIKRVFKNDLDNEASSSSSSSSSSTSAGCMCAVFQLFDFHPLNHLSSQSSASLNQQSDHRVSKGTEAPRNSLESEEELHVSDPLPSKTPKKKENQDALHFPKGIVQIKTKSNGMNNNLSTGNDSPSTKTPTLVARLMGLDILPESNSSPYSSTTPKSSKMTTKLKSGSRSLPETPRSSCERKSNVDNYHHRFSLQIPNNYDHKENNAIPNPNPNTSSTTPTHAAKEIVKQMKESVSRRKEAALIDITNLNYNNTRRDQDMIINYQTKPKNQTRQRVVLEPKVEAIKEAVDLETTMKVKKPKGVKTTTTKVAVSKKGNKKEETFVVSSRITKAAIDAPLKKTPLSNQLLNFGSVPTTILINKNPPFSSSIKPTQIQAACKRNQGTDETSDKESKRYFQSPNHQHSLIQLPPKKDGNDPKHHIITTVAAAANCNDSHEITAEVDYVRQILLRRSTTSSSIYSSVFLENVNYKNGHNYKISIPHRKLLCHLVEELLKPHLELGPYYREAGSGWAEVGEKLCEKVRKMPRAKCEVLEDIDGIIEKDMGIVGIGYEEEGEGIVKEIEEWMVEELLKETVRFVETEMAGESRGRCHMEVLGPT from the exons ATGGGGAAGCAAAGGTATTGGAGTGGACATGGAACGACTAAGACAACGCCTTCATCTTCCATTAAAAGAGTATTCAAAAATGATTTGGATAATgaagcttcttcttcttcgtcttcttcttcttcttcaacttctgcTGGTTGTATGTGTGCTGTTTTTCAGCTCTTTGATTTTCATCCTTTAAACCACCTCTCTTCTCAATCCTCTGCCTCTCTCAACCAGCAATCCGACCATCGTGTTTCTAAAG GTACTGAAGCACCACGGAACAGTTTGGAATCGGAGGAAGAATTACATGTTTCTGATCCATTGCCAAGTAAGACtccaaagaagaaagaaaatcaagatGCTCTACATTTTCCA AAGGGTATTGttcaaatcaaaaccaaaagtaaTGGAATGAACAATAATTTGTCAACCGGGAATGACTCTCCAAGCACCAAGACACCAACTTTAGTAGCGAGATTAATGGGTTTGGATATTCTTCCAGAATCCAACTCTAGTCCTTATTCTTCAACCACACCCAAAAGTTCAAAGATGaccacaaaattaaaaagtggGTCTCGTTCTTTACCAGAAACTCCAAGATCATCTTGTGAAAGGAAATCAAATGTGGATAATTATCACCACCGTTTCTCACTTCAAATCCCCAATAATTATGACCATAAAGAGAACAATGCAAttccaaatccaaatccaaataCAAGTAGTACTACTCCAACCCATGCTGCTAAAGAGATAGTAAagcaaatgaaagaaagtgTGAGTAGAAGAAAAGAAGCTGCTCTCATTGATATCACCAAtcttaattacaataatacaAGAAGAGATCAAGATATGATCATTAATTACCAAACCAAACCCAAAAACCAAACAAGACAGAGAGTAGTGTTGGAGCCAAAAGTTGAAGCCATTAAAGAAGCTGTGGATTTAGAGACGACCATGAAGGTAAAGAAGCCGAAGGGTGTGAAGACGACGACGACAAAGGTTGCGGTGTCGAAGAAGGGTAATAAGAAAGAGGAGACATTTGTAGTTTCATCAAGAATCACAAAAGCAGCCATTGATGCTCCTCTTAAGAAAACGCCATTGTCCAATCAGCTTTTGAACTTCGGTTCTGTTCCCACTACCATTCTCATCAACAAAAATCCTCCATTTTCCTCATCCATTAAACCAACTCAAATCCag GCAGCGTGCAAACGGAATCAAGGTACGGATGAGACAAGCGATAAAGAATCAAAACGATACTTCCAATCACCTAACCACCAACACTCCCTCATCCAATTACCACCCAAAAAAGACGGCAACGACCCCAAACATCACATCATAACCACCGTCGCCGCCGCCGCCAATTGTAATGACAGCCATGAGATCACGGCAGAGGTAGATTACGTCAGACAAATACTCCTCCGCCGTAGTACTACTTCCTCTTCAATATACTCCTCCGTTTTCCTCGAAAatgtaaattacaaaaatggccacaattacaaaatttcaattcccCATAGAAAATTACTGTGCCACTTGGTGGAGGAGTTATTGAAGCCACATCTGGAACTTGGGCCATACTACCGGGAGGCAGGGTCGGGGTGGGCGGAGGTGGGGGAGAAATTGTGTGAGAAAGTGAGGAAAATGCCACGTGCGAAGTGTGAGGTGTTGGAGGACATAGATGGAATAATAGAAAAGGATATGGGCATTGTGGGAATTGGATATGAGGAGGAGGGTGAGGGGATAGTGAAAGAGATCGAGGAGTGGATGGTGGAGGAACTTTTGAAGGAAACGGTGCGTTTTGTGGAGACAGAGATGGCAGGAGAATCACGTGGGAGATGCCACATGGAAGTATTGGGACCCACATAG
- the LOC101211542 gene encoding MADS-box protein AGL42 isoform X1 produces MVRGKVEMKRIENATSRQVTFSKRRNGVLKKAYELSVLCDAEIAVIIFSQKGRLYEFASSEMPKIMDRYRKCTKDAKNNDTKFDRQLLQQLRLEVESINKQMELMRLSHRKLLGYGLDNCSLDELEVLDAQLQRSLFQIRARKAQLYNEQIQQLQEKEKLLLEENRILSLKAAVKGGAATHGCRSSSSSLVNTQLSI; encoded by the exons atggtGAGAGGAAAAGTAGAAATGAAAAGGATAGAAAATGCAACAAGTAGACAAGTAACATTCTCAAAGCGTCGAAATGGAGTATTGAAGAAAGCTTATGAACTATCTGTGCTGTGTGATGCTGAAATTGCCGTCATTATTTTCTCACAGAAAGGTCGTCTCTATGAATTTGCAAGCTCTga GATGCCAAAGATTATGGACCGCTATCGCAAATGTACTAAAGATGCCAAAAATAATGACACTAAATTTGATAGACAGCTCTTACAG CAATTAAGGCTTGAGGTTGAAAGCATTAATAAGCAGATGGAGTTGATGCGACTTTCTCACag gaagcTGTTGGGTTATGGACTGGATAATTGTTCCCTTGATGAACTTGAAGTACTTGATGCTCAGCTTCAACGAAGCCTCTTCCAAATTAGGGCTAGAAAG GCTcaattatacaatgagcagATACAACAACTAcaagaaaag GAAAAACTCCTTTTGGAAGAAAACAGGATTTTGTCTTTAAAG GCAGCAGTTAAAGGTGGTGCCGCCACGCACGGTTGTCGGAGTAGCTCAAGTTCATTAGTCAACACCCAATTGTCAATTTGA
- the LOC101211542 gene encoding MADS-box protein AGL42 isoform X2, which translates to MVRGKVEMKRIENATSRQVTFSKRRNGVLKKAYELSVLCDAEIAVIIFSQKGRLYEFASSEMPKIMDRYRKCTKDAKNNDTKFDRQLLQQLRLEVESINKQMELMRLSHRKLLGYGLDNCSLDELEVLDAQLQRSLFQIRARKAQLYNEQIQQLQEKEKLLLEENRILSLKQLKVVPPRTVVGVAQVH; encoded by the exons atggtGAGAGGAAAAGTAGAAATGAAAAGGATAGAAAATGCAACAAGTAGACAAGTAACATTCTCAAAGCGTCGAAATGGAGTATTGAAGAAAGCTTATGAACTATCTGTGCTGTGTGATGCTGAAATTGCCGTCATTATTTTCTCACAGAAAGGTCGTCTCTATGAATTTGCAAGCTCTga GATGCCAAAGATTATGGACCGCTATCGCAAATGTACTAAAGATGCCAAAAATAATGACACTAAATTTGATAGACAGCTCTTACAG CAATTAAGGCTTGAGGTTGAAAGCATTAATAAGCAGATGGAGTTGATGCGACTTTCTCACag gaagcTGTTGGGTTATGGACTGGATAATTGTTCCCTTGATGAACTTGAAGTACTTGATGCTCAGCTTCAACGAAGCCTCTTCCAAATTAGGGCTAGAAAG GCTcaattatacaatgagcagATACAACAACTAcaagaaaag GAAAAACTCCTTTTGGAAGAAAACAGGATTTTGTCTTTAAAG CAGTTAAAGGTGGTGCCGCCACGCACGGTTGTCGGAGTAGCTCAAGTTCATTAG
- the LOC101211542 gene encoding MADS-box protein AGL42 isoform X3, translating to MVRGKVEMKRIENATSRQVTFSKRRNGVLKKAYELSVLCDAEIAVIIFSQKGRLYEFASSEMPKIMDRYRKCTKDAKNNDTKFDRQLLQQLRLEVESINKQMELMRLSHRKLLGYGLDNCSLDELEVLDAQLQRSLFQIRARKAQLYNEQIQQLQEKEKLLLEENRILSLKKIFEKIGNGGWS from the exons atggtGAGAGGAAAAGTAGAAATGAAAAGGATAGAAAATGCAACAAGTAGACAAGTAACATTCTCAAAGCGTCGAAATGGAGTATTGAAGAAAGCTTATGAACTATCTGTGCTGTGTGATGCTGAAATTGCCGTCATTATTTTCTCACAGAAAGGTCGTCTCTATGAATTTGCAAGCTCTga GATGCCAAAGATTATGGACCGCTATCGCAAATGTACTAAAGATGCCAAAAATAATGACACTAAATTTGATAGACAGCTCTTACAG CAATTAAGGCTTGAGGTTGAAAGCATTAATAAGCAGATGGAGTTGATGCGACTTTCTCACag gaagcTGTTGGGTTATGGACTGGATAATTGTTCCCTTGATGAACTTGAAGTACTTGATGCTCAGCTTCAACGAAGCCTCTTCCAAATTAGGGCTAGAAAG GCTcaattatacaatgagcagATACAACAACTAcaagaaaag GAAAAACTCCTTTTGGAAGAAAACAGGATTTTGTCTTTAAAG AAAATATTTGAGAAGATTGGGAATGGAGGATGGAGTTAG